GGTCGAAGGCGGAACAAGGAAATCGTCGTTGGTGCAACGGCTGGTCCACGGGAACTTCACCTTCACCGCCGAATCGGCGGCGCGCGTGTTCTTCAGCAGGGTCAGCGTGTCGACCGTGACGCTCCCGTTTCCGATCGTCATCGTGACGCTGTGCGAGTCCATCCGCACCTCGGCATCGCCGATCATGCCCGGGATGCCGGAGTAGACGATGGAGTGAGGCTCGGGAACGCCTTTCGCCTGGGGGGACGCGAGGGTGCCGGCAAGGGCTATGGCTGCGAGCATGCTCATGTTTGGTTCCTACGCAGAGATGGAGGTGTGCGCTTCCGAACTCCTCTCGGCACGCCCGTCGAGCGGGTGTGGCACCCTTCGCACTCCCCACCGGGGTTCAGCTCTTGTTCCGGATATGGATGAGGTCGCCGTCCCGAATCACGTACTCCTTCCCTTCGAGCGACATCTTTCCGGCGCTGTAAGCCTTGTCGAGCGAGCCGCAGGCGACGTAGTCCTCCCAGTGCACGATCTCCGCGCGGATGAAGCCCTTGGCGATGTCCGTGTGGATCGTGCCCGCGGCCTTGAGGGCGGTCGCGCCGACCTTCAGCGGCCACGCGCGGGTTTCGTTTTCGCCCGCCGTGAAGAACGTATGCAGTCCGAGCGCCTGATAGACGGACTGGATCACCCGGTCGGCCGCGGGTTGGTCGAGTCCCATCGAGGCGAGAAACTCGGCCTGGTCGGCCGGGTCGAGTTGGGCGATCTCCTCCTCGATCGGTGCGGCCACCGTGAAGGCGGGGGTTTCCTTCATCGCCAGGGCTTCGATACGGGCCGCGAGCTTCTCGGAGGGCTTGCCGGCCTCGGCCTCGTTCACGTTGAAGGCGACAACCATCGGCTTGGCGCTGAGGAACTGGTAGTTGCGCACGATCGTCTGGGCGTCTTCGTCCAGATCCAACGCACGGATCGGAGTGCCCTCCTCGAGCGGGGTTTTCAAGTTCTGGAAGATCGTCTTTTCGAGGTAGTCGGGTTGGCCGGGCGACCGCGCGGTGAGCGACTTTTCAAGCCGTTCGAGTCGGTTTTCGACGATCTGCAGGTCGGCGAGCACGAGCTCGACGTCGATGGAGTCTTGATCGCGCAACGGGTCCACTTCCGCGTGGAAGGGCGCCATCGGCGATTCGAAGGCGCGCACGACGTGGAGCAGCAGGTCCATCTTTCGCGCCGCGTCGAGGAACCGCTGGGAGAACATCTTCGGCCCGCCTTGGGCCGCATCGAGATCGTCGTGGAGCATCACCGTGGCGGGTGTGATCTTCTTGGGTCGAACCTGGGCCACAATCGCGTCGAAACGCGGATCGGGCACGGGAATGGCGGTGACATCCCCCTTGGCCAAACCGCGCGACGCCGCGCGGTAAAGCGTGCTGCGTCCCGAGCTGGCAAATCCGATGAGTCCGACCTTCATGGCTGGACGGGCTCCTTGACGAAATCCACGTGCACGGGCCTGTGTTCCAGTTGGGTCGGCAGCACCCAGAACACGTAGGCCGAGCCTGCGAGCGCGAGGATGAGGAACCACGGAATCCGAGGTTTTGCGGGTCGTTCGGTTCTGGGTCGGACAGTCGCTGGCATCGGGCTGAACGATACCTTGTGGGGCCGGTCTCCAAGGGACAGAGGGTATCGTTGGCGCGATGGCCAAGACCGTACGTGGGGGCTGGTCTCCTTGGCCGCTGGCCGAAAGCTTCTTCACGTTTGTGGGGGAGATCGTCCTGCTGTTGCTCGACGCGGCGCGCCGCTTGCCGCGGCGACCCTGGGAGCTGCGGGAGACCGTCCAGCAGATGGCGTTCATTGGGGCGGCCTCCGTACCGATCGTGGCCCTGACCAACTTCTTCTCGGGTGCGGTGCTCGCGCTCTACTCCACCGAGTTCCTGCTGCGCTACGGGGGCGGATCGTTCGTCGGGGGCACCGTTGGGCTCGCCGTTTCGCGGGAGATCGGTCCGGTGCTCGCCGGCATCATGGTGGCGGCGCGCTGCGGATCCGCGATGGCCGCCCAGATCGGGACGATGGCCGTGACGGAGCAGATCGACGCGCTGAAGATGCTGTCGGTCCACCCCACGAACTACCTCGTGATCCCGCGCATGGTCGCCGCGATCGCGATGTTGCCGGTGCTCGCGCTGGTGGGCATCTACACGGGCGTGGCCGGCGGATGGCTTGTGGCGATGGCCTCCGGTGTCCCGAGCCCGGTGTTCCTGCAATCGTTGCAGCAGTACGTGAAGCCCTGGGATTTCGTGGGTGGCATGGTGAAGACTCCGGTTTTCGGGCTGATCATCGCCCTGGTCGCGTGCCAACAGGGCCTGCGCACGCGCAACGGCGCCGTGGGAGTGGGGAACTCGACGACCAACACCGTCGTGATCTCGATGGTGATGGTGTACGTCGCAAACTACTTCCTAGCCGCCATCCTGTTCCGCTAGCCCAACAAACCCCAAACCCCAAACCCCACACCGCAAACCGCTCACCGCAAACCACAAACCACAAACCACAAACCCCAAACCTACTTCTTATGGCTGGTGCGGACGCTCACGCGGATAGGCGTCCCCTCCATCGGGTACGCCTTGCGGATCTTGTTCTCCAGGTAGCGCTGGTAGCTGAAGTGCATGAGGTCGGGGTTGTTGCAGAAGATCGCGAACGAGGGGGGGCGGCTGCTCACCTGGGTCGCGTAGTAGATCTTCAACGGGCGCCCCTTGCTGCTGTACGGCCGCTCGAACACCGCGTCCTGGATGATGCGGTTGAGCTGTCCGGTGGAGATCCGGAGGTTGTAACCCTCCATGGCCTTGAGCACCGTGTCGAGCACCGGCTCCAAGCCCGCGCCCTCTTTGGCGCTGGTGAAGCAGGCGGGAGCGTAGGAGAGCTCGGGCACCTCGTCTCGCAGGATGCGCAGGAAGTCCTTTTTGTGGAGGGACGCCTTCTTGGGTTGGCCGTCCGGCGGCTCCTTCACATCCCACTTGTTGATGACGAAGATGCACGCCTTGCCCCCATCGTGCGCGAGCTTGGCCACGCGCTTGTCGCCGTCGGTCAGGCCTTCGCTGCCGTCCACGACGACCAGGGCGCAATCCGACCGCTCGATCGCCCGCGTGGCGCGGTTCGCCATGTAGTACTCGACGCTGCCCTGGATCTTCCCGCGACGCCGGAGGCCGGCGGTGTCGATGAGCCGAAACCGCTCGTCGCGGTACTCGATCTGGGTGTCGATGGCGTCGCGGGTCGTGCCGGGAATGTTGGAGACGATCGCACGCTGTTCGCCCGTGAACGCGTTCAGCAGCGAGGATTTGCCCACGTTGGGCCGGCCCACGATCGCGAGGGCGATCTCCTCCGCGACTTCGGTGGGGTCCACGTCCGGCAGGAGGCGCGCCACCTCGTCCAGGACGTCGGCGACGCCGCGCCCGTGCAGGCCCGAGACGGGCCAGACGTCCGCGAGGCCGAGACTGTAGAACTCGTTCGCCGCATCGTCGCGGCCGGGGTGGTCGGCCTTGTTGATCACGAGGAGGACGGGTTTTGGGAACCCTCGCAGCCGGTCGGCGAGTTCGTAATCGCCGGCGACCGGCCCGGTCGTCGCGTCGGCGACGAACAACACGACGTCGGCCTCGGCGAGCGCGACCTCCACCTGGACCTTGATCTGCTCGATCAGGGGATCCTCGTCCTGGAAGACGATGCCTCCGGTGTCGACGAGCGTGAAGTGCTTGCCGTTCCACATCGCCTCGGCGTACAGCCGGTCGCGCGTGATGCCGGGTGTGTCCTCGACGACGGCGACGCGCTTCTTGATCGTCCGGTTGAACAGCGTGCTTTTGCCGACGTTGGGTCGGCCGACGATCACGACGACGGGGAGCTTGGAGCGGGTTTGCATGGCGCGTACGGAAGCGCGACCTAGCTTGCGGCGCCTTCCGCCTAGGTTACCCGTGCCGGGAATCGGGAAACGGGAATCGGGAATCGGGAAACGGGAGTCGGGAATCGGGAATCGGGAAACGGGAATCGGGAATCGGGAATCGGGAGGCACCCTACTCGCGCGCTTCCAGATGGTCCACGCGCACGGCCAGGGCCGTGCAGTTGTCGCTTCCTCCGCCGGCGAGGGCGGCGGCGACCAGGCGCCAGACGGCCTCGGACGGCGAATAGGCGGCGAGCGTCTGGGCGATCTGCGCATCGTTCACGTGGTTGGTCAGGCCGTCCGAGCAGAGCAGGAACCGGTCGCCCTCCCGCAACTCCCAGCGCTCGATGTCGGGGACCGTCTCGCCTTCGGTGCCGATCGCGCGCGTGAGCACGTGTCGGTAGGGGTGCGTCTCGGCTTCGGCCTCGGTGATCATGCCGGTCCGGATCGCCTCGTCCACCCACGTGTGGTCGTGTGTGAGCATCGCCCCCTCGCCGCCCCGCACGCGGTAGATGCGCGAGTCGCCGACCTGGACGGTGTAGGCCGCGTCTTGCAGGAGCACCAGCCCGCTCAGCGTGGTGCCCATGCCCTTTCGGGAGGGCACGGTGCGCCCGACATCCCCAACAAACCGGTTGGCGGCGTTCACCCCGGCAGCCATCGCGACCGAAGGGTCGGAGGAGGGGTGGTGGAGATACACGTCGATGAAGGTCTTGGCGGCAAGTTCGCTGGCGATCTGCCCCGCGGCATGGCCGCCCATGCCGTCGCACACGAGGAACACGAGCCCGCGGGTGGCCAGCGCCGCCTCGTCCTCCGGCAGGAAATACTCGAACTTGTCCTCGTTGTTCTCCCGCACGCGCCCGAGATCGGTCTTGCAGGCGACGGTCACCCGGGGAATCACCCGCAACGTCTCGGTGGCGACGAGTTCGCCTTGTTCGTACTCGGCGGTGATCTCGTCTATGGTTGCCTCCGCACTTTGAACTCGAGGCTTCCCAATCGGATCACGTCGTCCTCGGTGATGGCCGTGCGCATGTTCGCCGTGAGCTTCGCGTCGTTGAGCATCGTTCCGTTGGTGCTTCCGGTGTCCGTCACGAACAGGCCGTCCTCGGCGATCTCGATCGTGCCGTGCCGGCCCGACACGTACGGATCGGTGATGGCGACGTCGTTCTCGGACTTGCGGCCGAACGTGTTCACACCCTCGTGCAGCGGATACTCGACGCCGTCGCCGACCAGCTTCGCCACGGACGTCGCCACCGTTGGGGCGGACGGAATGGCGGCGGTCTTGTTCGAGGGGATCGCTGCGGTCGCGGTGGCCTGTCCCGGTTGGGAGAGCACCAACTCGACCCCACCCAGGCTCAGCTTGTCCCCGTTCTCCAGTTTGCGGCTGGACCCTGGTTCGAGCTTCTCGCCGTTGACCAGGGTGCCGTTGGTGCTGCCCAGATCCTCGATGGTCAGCACGCCCTCTTCGGACGACACCTGGGCGTGCCTGCGGCTGGCGCGCGCGTCCGCGACCAGCACATCGCCTTCCCGGCCGAGCACGTTCGTGCCCGGTCGGAGGGGGTGCTCGCGTCCCGAGCTGTCGACCAGCACGGGGAGTTGGACGGCCGGCGCGCCGAACGCGTCGTCGGGGAGGGCCTTGTCGAAGATCAAGCCGCACTCGACGCAGAACATCACGCCCGCCGGGTTGAACGTCTTGCAGACGGGGCACTGGATGGGCTTGATCGTCTGCGTCGCGTTGAGCGTCGGGGCCGTTCCCATCATGGTTCGGTTCGGGTCGGCGCTCGGGGGCGCCCCCAACTGCGTGCGGTTGGGATC
This is a stretch of genomic DNA from Fimbriimonadaceae bacterium. It encodes these proteins:
- a CDS encoding protein phosphatase 2C domain-containing protein, which translates into the protein MIPRVTVACKTDLGRVRENNEDKFEYFLPEDEAALATRGLVFLVCDGMGGHAAGQIASELAAKTFIDVYLHHPSSDPSVAMAAGVNAANRFVGDVGRTVPSRKGMGTTLSGLVLLQDAAYTVQVGDSRIYRVRGGEGAMLTHDHTWVDEAIRTGMITEAEAETHPYRHVLTRAIGTEGETVPDIERWELREGDRFLLCSDGLTNHVNDAQIAQTLAAYSPSEAVWRLVAAALAGGGSDNCTALAVRVDHLEARE
- the der gene encoding ribosome biogenesis GTPase Der, translating into MQTRSKLPVVVIVGRPNVGKSTLFNRTIKKRVAVVEDTPGITRDRLYAEAMWNGKHFTLVDTGGIVFQDEDPLIEQIKVQVEVALAEADVVLFVADATTGPVAGDYELADRLRGFPKPVLLVINKADHPGRDDAANEFYSLGLADVWPVSGLHGRGVADVLDEVARLLPDVDPTEVAEEIALAIVGRPNVGKSSLLNAFTGEQRAIVSNIPGTTRDAIDTQIEYRDERFRLIDTAGLRRRGKIQGSVEYYMANRATRAIERSDCALVVVDGSEGLTDGDKRVAKLAHDGGKACIFVINKWDVKEPPDGQPKKASLHKKDFLRILRDEVPELSYAPACFTSAKEGAGLEPVLDTVLKAMEGYNLRISTGQLNRIIQDAVFERPYSSKGRPLKIYYATQVSSRPPSFAIFCNNPDLMHFSYQRYLENKIRKAYPMEGTPIRVSVRTSHKK
- a CDS encoding ABC transporter permease; protein product: MAKTVRGGWSPWPLAESFFTFVGEIVLLLLDAARRLPRRPWELRETVQQMAFIGAASVPIVALTNFFSGAVLALYSTEFLLRYGGGSFVGGTVGLAVSREIGPVLAGIMVAARCGSAMAAQIGTMAVTEQIDALKMLSVHPTNYLVIPRMVAAIAMLPVLALVGIYTGVAGGWLVAMASGVPSPVFLQSLQQYVKPWDFVGGMVKTPVFGLIIALVACQQGLRTRNGAVGVGNSTTNTVVISMVMVYVANYFLAAILFR
- a CDS encoding YchF family ATPase; translation: MKVGLIGFASSGRSTLYRAASRGLAKGDVTAIPVPDPRFDAIVAQVRPKKITPATVMLHDDLDAAQGGPKMFSQRFLDAARKMDLLLHVVRAFESPMAPFHAEVDPLRDQDSIDVELVLADLQIVENRLERLEKSLTARSPGQPDYLEKTIFQNLKTPLEEGTPIRALDLDEDAQTIVRNYQFLSAKPMVVAFNVNEAEAGKPSEKLAARIEALAMKETPAFTVAAPIEEEIAQLDPADQAEFLASMGLDQPAADRVIQSVYQALGLHTFFTAGENETRAWPLKVGATALKAAGTIHTDIAKGFIRAEIVHWEDYVACGSLDKAYSAGKMSLEGKEYVIRDGDLIHIRNKS
- a CDS encoding FHA domain-containing protein, with the protein product MNDESGKTQSLASDPNRTQLGAPPSADPNRTMMGTAPTLNATQTIKPIQCPVCKTFNPAGVMFCVECGLIFDKALPDDAFGAPAVQLPVLVDSSGREHPLRPGTNVLGREGDVLVADARASRRHAQVSSEEGVLTIEDLGSTNGTLVNGEKLEPGSSRKLENGDKLSLGGVELVLSQPGQATATAAIPSNKTAAIPSAPTVATSVAKLVGDGVEYPLHEGVNTFGRKSENDVAITDPYVSGRHGTIEIAEDGLFVTDTGSTNGTMLNDAKLTANMRTAITEDDVIRLGSLEFKVRRQP